One genomic window of Motacilla alba alba isolate MOTALB_02 chromosome 1, Motacilla_alba_V1.0_pri, whole genome shotgun sequence includes the following:
- the ENO2 gene encoding gamma-enolase, whose protein sequence is MAVERIHAREILDSRGNPTVEVDLYTHKGMFRAAVPSGASTGIYEALELRDNDKSRFLGKGVLQAVDHINSTVAPALVGSGLSVVDQEKIDNLMLEMDGTENKSKFGANAILGVSLAVCKAGAAEKDVPLYRHIADLAGNSDLILPVPAFNVINGGSHAGNKLAMQEFMILPVGAESFRDAMRIGAEVYHNLKSVIKEKYGKDATNVGDEGGFAPNILENSEALELLKEAIDKAGYTDKIVIGMDVAASEFYRDGKYDLDFKSPDDPSRYISGDELGDLYQSFVRDYPVVSIEDPFDQDDWEAWTKFTANVGIQIVGDDLTVTNPKRIERAVEEKACNCLLLKVNQIGSVTEAIQACKLAQENGWGVMVSHRSGETEDTFIADLVVGLCTGQIKTGAPCRSERLAKYNQLMRIEEELGDEARFAGHNFRNPSVL, encoded by the exons GGTGGACCTCTACACACACAAAG GCATGTTTCGAGCAGCCGTCCCCAGTGGAGCGTCCACTGGTATCTACGAAGCGCTGGAGCTGCGAGACAATGACAAATCACGTTTCCTTGGAAAAG GGGTCCTGCAGGCCGTGGATCATATCAACAGCACTGTCGCCCCAGCTCTCGTGGGCTCT GGCCTCTCTGTTGTGGATCAAGAGAAGATAGACAATCTGATGCTTGAGATGGACGGCACAGAGAACAAAT CCAAGTTTGGTGCCAACGCCATCCTGGGAGTTTCGCTGGCAGTGTGCAAGGCgggagctgcagagaaggaTGTGCCCCTGTACCGGCACATCGCTGACCTGGCCGGCAACTCTGACCTCATCCTTCCTGTGCCA GCTTTCAACGTGATCAATGGAGGTTCCCACGCAGGCAACAAACTGGCCATGCAGGAGTTCATGATCCTGCCTGTGGGAGCCGAAAGCTTCCGCGATGCCATGCGCATCGGAGCTGAAGTCTATCACAACCTCAAGAGTGTCATCAAGGAGAAGTATGGCAAAGATGCTACCAATGTGGGTGATGAGGGAGGCTTTGCTCCCAACATCTTGGAAAATAGCGAAG ctctggagctgctcaagGAAGCTATTGACAAGGCGGGCTACACAGACAAGATCGTCATCGGTATGGACGTGGCAGCCTCCGAGTTCTACCGTGACGGCAAATACGACCTGGACTTCAAATCCCCAGATGACCCCAGCCGCTACATTTCTGGAGATGAGCTGGGCGACCTCTACCAGAGCTTTGTACGTGATTACCCAG TGGTCTCCATTGAGGATCCCTTTGACCAGGATGACTGGGAGGCCTGGACTAAGTTCACTGCCAATGTGGGGATTCAGATAGTGGGAGATGACCTGACAGTGACAAACCCCAAGCGCATCGAGCGAGCTGTTGAAGAGAAAGCCTGCAACTGCCTCCTGCTCAAAGTCAACCAGATTGGATCTGTCACAGAGGCCATCCAAGC CTGCAAATTGGCCCAGGAGAATGGATGGGGTGTGATGGTGAGCCACCGGTCTGGGGAGACCGAAGACACCTTCATTGCTGATCTGGTTGTAGGACTGTGCACTGGGCAG ATAAAGACGGGTGCTCCCTGCAGGTCTGAACGCCTGGCTAAATACAACCAGCTCATGAG GATTGAGGAAGAGCTTGGCGATGAAGCACGCTTCGCCGGACACAACTTTCGCAACCCAAGTGTTCTTTGA